One Psychrobacillus glaciei genomic region harbors:
- a CDS encoding metal ABC transporter solute-binding protein, Zn/Mn family, translated as MKRTLLLALVIILALFTAACGDKETINVDKQKKDNKIQIYTTVYPLQYFAERIGGDAVHVSSIYPAGSNEHTFEPTQRDMMNLADADLFFYIGLGLEGFVENAKKTLENEHVKMVATVDAVPKDQLEANTHEHEDEGEEEHDHGKIDPHVWISPQISQSLALSIKDSLVKAAPEQKEQFETNYNELIAQLKQLDASYKEMAQNAPNKTFFVSHAAFGYLAHAYDLEQIAVSGLNSQDEPSQKELTKIIDLAKEKDIKYILFEQNVSSKLTEVIQKEVGAKSLVLHNLGVLSKNDVEYNETYFTLMNKNLETLKTALN; from the coding sequence ATGAAAAGAACACTTTTACTAGCTTTAGTAATTATACTTGCATTATTTACAGCCGCTTGTGGAGATAAAGAAACCATAAATGTAGATAAACAAAAAAAAGACAATAAAATACAAATTTATACGACTGTATATCCGCTACAATACTTTGCAGAACGAATTGGTGGCGACGCGGTACATGTATCCTCTATATATCCTGCGGGCTCAAACGAACACACATTTGAACCAACTCAAAGAGATATGATGAATCTCGCAGATGCTGACCTGTTTTTCTACATAGGACTAGGTTTAGAAGGTTTCGTTGAAAATGCGAAAAAAACATTAGAAAATGAACATGTGAAAATGGTTGCAACAGTTGATGCAGTTCCAAAAGACCAGTTAGAAGCTAACACACATGAGCATGAAGATGAAGGCGAAGAAGAGCACGACCATGGTAAAATAGATCCCCATGTGTGGATTTCTCCACAAATTAGTCAAAGTTTAGCTTTATCTATCAAAGATTCGCTTGTGAAAGCTGCTCCTGAACAAAAAGAGCAATTTGAAACAAATTATAATGAGTTAATTGCTCAATTAAAACAATTAGATGCAAGCTACAAAGAAATGGCACAAAATGCTCCTAATAAAACATTTTTTGTTTCCCATGCAGCCTTTGGTTATTTAGCACATGCGTATGACTTAGAGCAAATCGCAGTTTCTGGTCTTAATTCGCAAGATGAACCTTCACAAAAAGAGCTAACGAAGATCATTGATTTAGCAAAAGAAAAAGATATTAAATACATTTTGTTTGAACAAAACGTTTCTTCCAAACTAACGGAAGTCATTCAAAAAGAAGTCGGTGCTAAAAGCTTAGTATTACACAATTTAGGCGTTCTATCCAAAAACGATGTTGAATATAATGAAACTTATTTTACATTAATGAACAAAAATTTAGAAACATTAAAAACTGCACTGAATTGA
- the menH gene encoding 2-succinyl-6-hydroxy-2,4-cyclohexadiene-1-carboxylate synthase codes for MESLNVKVRNITMHVKRYNIGAEEKVVFLHGFTGSSTTWDEVITFLPSSVEILTIDLIGHGHTSKPTDFTHYYVEEQIEDMHKLFQLLGWSHFTLVGYSMGGRLALAYASKYPIDKLILESSSPGLANEEARVERKQADELLAERIVKEGISAFVDFWEDIPLFHSQKSLSIEKQQAIRLERLAGSEVGLSNSLKGFSTGIQPSYWGNLEVMKVATTLVTGELDRKFYEIALEMKKLLPDGKHVHVSNAGHAIHVENPELFATIVKDIILKEE; via the coding sequence TTGGAAAGTTTAAATGTAAAAGTTCGTAATATAACTATGCATGTAAAGAGATATAATATTGGAGCAGAAGAAAAAGTTGTATTCCTTCATGGGTTTACTGGCTCCAGTACTACTTGGGACGAGGTAATCACATTTCTTCCATCCTCAGTGGAGATACTAACAATAGATTTAATTGGTCATGGGCATACATCTAAGCCAACCGATTTTACTCACTATTATGTCGAAGAACAAATAGAAGACATGCATAAGTTATTTCAATTATTGGGATGGAGTCATTTTACGCTCGTCGGTTATTCTATGGGGGGGCGATTGGCACTTGCTTACGCTTCTAAATATCCCATAGACAAGTTAATTCTTGAGAGTAGTTCTCCTGGCTTAGCAAATGAAGAAGCTCGTGTAGAAAGAAAACAGGCGGATGAATTGCTTGCAGAAAGAATAGTAAAGGAAGGAATTTCTGCCTTCGTCGATTTTTGGGAAGACATACCTTTATTTCATTCGCAAAAAAGCTTATCAATCGAAAAACAGCAGGCTATTCGGTTGGAAAGACTTGCAGGATCCGAAGTGGGACTATCTAACAGCTTGAAAGGGTTTAGTACAGGAATACAACCTTCTTACTGGGGTAATCTAGAAGTTATGAAAGTTGCCACTACTTTAGTTACTGGTGAGTTAGATCGAAAATTTTATGAGATTGCTTTGGAAATGAAAAAACTTCTTCCAGATGGTAAGCACGTGCATGTTAGTAATGCGGGACATGCAATTCATGTGGAAAATCCCGAATTGTTTGCTACAATAGTAAAGGATATTATTTTAAAGGAGGAATAA
- a CDS encoding CPBP family intramembrane glutamic endopeptidase, whose translation MLKQIILLIGPTIMIFIGLSLVHNVLITFFLFYGWLLFIPLIIVYWNKENRNSNRIQIPLSKKSLLVGAVSGLICLITIYSFVFIFQSFVLDIPQLQQLLEEWDFSGKKVILLVLVLALINPILEEFYWREFMYSRLLPKIGNVTAIMITSIFYSLYHLIVVMETFSFPFNALAVVPVFLAGIMWAIFRYKLKSITAPIISHCLADIGIMLVYWYIIVPS comes from the coding sequence ATGCTTAAACAAATTATTTTACTCATTGGACCAACTATTATGATATTTATTGGACTTTCTTTAGTACATAATGTTTTAATAACCTTTTTCCTTTTTTATGGATGGTTATTGTTTATTCCACTAATAATCGTATATTGGAATAAGGAAAACAGAAACAGCAATCGTATACAAATTCCTTTATCCAAAAAGTCGCTTCTCGTTGGTGCTGTAAGTGGATTGATTTGCTTGATCACCATTTATAGCTTCGTATTTATTTTTCAATCCTTTGTTTTGGATATCCCCCAGTTGCAGCAATTACTAGAAGAGTGGGATTTTAGTGGTAAAAAGGTTATTTTGCTTGTACTAGTATTAGCTCTTATTAATCCTATATTAGAAGAATTTTATTGGCGTGAATTTATGTATAGTCGTCTATTACCCAAAATAGGGAATGTGACAGCGATTATGATTACATCTATTTTCTATAGTTTATACCACTTGATTGTTGTGATGGAGACTTTCAGTTTTCCTTTTAATGCATTGGCAGTTGTTCCTGTTTTTCTTGCCGGGATTATGTGGGCAATTTTTCGATATAAACTGAAATCTATTACTGCACCAATTATTAGTCATTGTCTAGCGGATATTGGGATTATGTTGGTGTATTGGTATATAATTGTTCCCTCATAA
- a CDS encoding transposase: protein MSLNKVYVSIVHRKVYIYPDESPWEYEVNANREIIPVFEKLFNQLSSAETSNFWRAHIPIRYYHLDEENDEYDTKLKKLYALIHEFSNEESRSLIEKLPYFNESRRVFVE from the coding sequence ATGAGTTTAAACAAAGTGTACGTTTCTATCGTGCATCGTAAAGTGTATATTTATCCAGACGAATCACCATGGGAATATGAGGTAAACGCAAACAGAGAGATTATTCCTGTATTTGAAAAGCTCTTTAACCAATTAAGTAGTGCTGAAACAAGTAATTTTTGGAGGGCACATATACCAATAAGATACTATCATTTAGATGAAGAAAACGATGAATACGACACAAAATTGAAAAAGCTATATGCACTGATTCATGAATTCAGCAATGAAGAATCAAGATCACTAATTGAAAAGCTTCCATATTTTAATGAAAGTAGGAGAGTATTCGTTGAGTAA
- the menB gene encoding 1,4-dihydroxy-2-naphthoyl-CoA synthase — MTREWTTLHTYEDIKYEFYNGIAKVTINRPEVRNAFRPKTVMEMIDAFSRARDDKNVGTIILTGEGEHAFCSGGDQKVRGHGGYVGEDEIPRLNVLDLQRLIRVIPKPVVAMVAGYAIGGGHVLHVVCDLTIAADNAKFGQTGPRVGSFDAGYGSGYLARIIGHKKAREIWYLCRQYDSQQALDMGLVNTVVPYAQLEDETVQWCEEMLEMSPTALRFLKAAMNADTDGLAGLQQLAGDATLLYYTTDEAKEGRDSFKEKRKPDFGQFPRFP, encoded by the coding sequence ATGACTCGTGAATGGACAACCTTACATACATATGAAGATATTAAGTATGAGTTTTATAATGGGATTGCAAAAGTGACGATTAACCGTCCGGAAGTACGAAATGCATTTCGCCCAAAAACAGTAATGGAAATGATTGATGCATTTTCACGCGCGCGTGATGACAAAAATGTAGGTACCATCATCTTGACTGGTGAAGGGGAGCATGCATTCTGTTCTGGTGGAGACCAAAAAGTACGTGGACATGGTGGATACGTTGGAGAAGATGAAATTCCTCGTTTAAATGTACTAGATTTACAACGATTAATTCGTGTAATTCCAAAACCAGTTGTAGCGATGGTAGCCGGTTATGCAATCGGTGGGGGACATGTACTTCACGTTGTTTGTGACTTGACAATTGCTGCAGACAACGCGAAATTTGGTCAAACAGGTCCTAGAGTTGGTTCGTTTGATGCTGGATATGGTTCAGGTTATTTGGCGCGTATTATCGGACATAAAAAAGCGCGAGAAATTTGGTATTTATGCCGTCAATACGACTCTCAACAAGCGCTTGATATGGGCTTAGTCAATACGGTAGTTCCTTATGCACAATTAGAGGACGAAACGGTACAGTGGTGTGAAGAAATGCTTGAAATGAGCCCAACTGCACTTCGTTTCTTAAAAGCTGCTATGAACGCAGATACGGATGGTTTAGCAGGTCTTCAACAATTGGCTGGAGACGCAACACTTCTATATTACACAACAGATGAAGCAAAAGAAGGTCGCGATTCATTCAAAGAAAAACGTAAGCCTGATTTCGGCCAATTCCCACGTTTTCCGTGA
- the yidD gene encoding membrane protein insertion efficiency factor YidD — MKYIILWIFKFYQKIISPLTPPSCRFYPTCSHYGVEAVQKHGAIKGGYLTIRRISKCHPFHEGGLDPVPEEWPLKKK, encoded by the coding sequence ATGAAATATATAATCTTATGGATATTTAAATTCTATCAAAAAATAATTTCCCCTTTAACACCGCCTAGTTGCCGTTTCTATCCAACTTGTTCGCATTACGGTGTAGAGGCAGTGCAAAAGCACGGTGCAATAAAAGGTGGATACTTAACAATAAGAAGAATATCTAAATGCCACCCTTTTCATGAAGGTGGACTTGACCCTGTTCCAGAAGAATGGCCTTTGAAGAAAAAATAG
- a CDS encoding NUDIX domain-containing protein, producing the protein MLSFRDLHGIRVELAFEKGSLPLEPMHVLVLAKHQNKWLLTKHPKRGIEFPGGKVEENESPIEAIMRETLEETNVAIKNVEWIAEYLVYDETPFCKAVYIANVGHINVEGPSFETEGAVWLTTDEFLHSNNLSFHMKDTGMKAILEKVITLEGKWNG; encoded by the coding sequence ATGTTATCTTTCCGAGATTTACACGGAATACGTGTGGAATTAGCTTTTGAAAAAGGATCGTTGCCATTAGAGCCTATGCATGTTTTAGTGCTGGCAAAGCATCAAAATAAGTGGTTATTAACGAAGCATCCAAAACGAGGCATTGAGTTTCCTGGTGGAAAAGTGGAGGAAAACGAATCGCCTATAGAAGCTATAATGCGCGAAACATTAGAAGAGACAAATGTCGCAATAAAAAATGTAGAGTGGATTGCAGAGTATCTTGTGTATGATGAAACTCCATTTTGTAAGGCGGTATATATCGCAAATGTTGGCCATATTAATGTGGAGGGTCCAAGTTTTGAAACAGAAGGTGCAGTATGGTTAACTACGGATGAATTTTTACATAGTAACAATTTAAGTTTTCATATGAAGGATACTGGTATGAAAGCAATTTTAGAGAAGGTGATTACACTTGAAGGAAAATGGAACGGTTGA
- a CDS encoding o-succinylbenzoate--CoA ligase, protein MYPNLLVKRVSLTPNRIALRFNEKAWTFEQLSDEVDEFAEKLYTKGIKFGMRIAILASSDAQLVIAIHGCIQLGCELVMLNERLTEEELRYQLLDSNADYLLVDSVEKRSLTFPNRLSFELLNLVERTTFEVEKEWPKNRTITIMYTSGTTGHPKGVRQSLENHVMNATGSALNLGVQPNDCWLCTVPLFHISGFSILMRSVLYGMTVNLHTKFDAEKAVEEIMSGTVTRMSVVAVTLERMISVLEERNISFPNTFQSMLVGGGPVPLNYLERAIQRNIPVLQTYGMTETASQTTTLSSEDAIRKLGSAGKPLFFADVRINGAEKIGEICIKGPHVTMGYVGAAELKNPLVDGWLHTGDMGYIDEEGYLFVVDRRSDLIISGGENIYPAEVEQALVKHSAVKEAGVVGKQDDKWGQVPVAFIVLKEEVSEEALKAFMKTEMASYKQPVIYYFMEQLPRNASNKLMRRELFKYVQEMK, encoded by the coding sequence TTGTATCCGAATTTATTAGTAAAACGTGTAAGTCTAACACCAAATCGAATTGCTTTAAGGTTTAACGAGAAAGCATGGACATTTGAACAACTGTCTGATGAAGTCGATGAATTTGCAGAAAAACTATATACAAAAGGTATAAAATTTGGAATGAGAATTGCCATTTTAGCTTCATCTGATGCACAATTAGTCATTGCGATACACGGGTGCATACAGCTTGGTTGTGAGTTAGTTATGTTAAATGAGCGTTTAACTGAGGAAGAGTTGCGTTATCAATTACTGGACAGCAATGCCGATTATTTATTAGTCGATAGTGTGGAAAAAAGAAGTTTAACTTTTCCTAATAGGCTTTCATTTGAATTGCTCAACTTGGTGGAAAGAACTACATTCGAAGTAGAAAAAGAGTGGCCAAAAAATCGAACCATCACGATTATGTATACATCCGGAACGACCGGACATCCAAAAGGGGTTCGGCAATCACTCGAAAATCATGTGATGAATGCAACTGGCTCTGCACTTAACTTAGGAGTTCAACCAAATGATTGCTGGTTATGTACAGTTCCGTTGTTTCATATTAGTGGTTTTTCCATATTAATGCGTTCTGTTTTGTATGGGATGACAGTGAATCTTCATACAAAGTTTGATGCGGAAAAAGCAGTGGAAGAAATAATGAGTGGAACAGTTACTAGAATGTCTGTCGTTGCAGTTACACTAGAAAGAATGATTTCGGTTCTAGAAGAAAGAAATATATCCTTTCCAAATACGTTTCAATCAATGCTAGTAGGTGGGGGACCAGTTCCGTTAAATTATTTAGAAAGAGCAATTCAACGAAATATTCCTGTGCTACAAACATATGGAATGACAGAAACTGCTTCTCAGACAACGACCTTATCGAGCGAAGATGCTATTCGAAAATTAGGCTCTGCGGGTAAACCCCTTTTCTTTGCAGACGTTCGGATTAATGGAGCAGAGAAAATAGGTGAGATTTGTATTAAGGGTCCACATGTGACAATGGGGTATGTAGGTGCAGCTGAGTTGAAAAATCCTTTAGTAGACGGTTGGCTCCACACGGGGGATATGGGATATATCGATGAAGAAGGGTATTTATTTGTAGTAGATCGCCGTTCTGATTTAATCATTTCCGGTGGTGAAAATATCTATCCTGCAGAAGTAGAACAAGCATTAGTCAAGCACTCAGCGGTGAAAGAAGCGGGTGTTGTTGGAAAGCAAGACGACAAATGGGGACAAGTTCCTGTCGCATTTATTGTGTTAAAGGAAGAAGTAAGTGAAGAAGCGTTAAAAGCATTTATGAAAACGGAAATGGCTTCTTATAAACAACCAGTTATCTATTACTTTATGGAGCAACTGCCAAGAAATGCATCGAATAAGCTAATGCGCAGAGAGTTATTTAAATATGTGCAAGAAATGAAATAA
- the menD gene encoding 2-succinyl-5-enolpyruvyl-6-hydroxy-3-cyclohexene-1-carboxylic-acid synthase, protein MNNSAYLTSYVNQFVETVKQAGVEDVVICPGSRSTPLAYAFAKSEGFHFYRQIDERSAAFFALGIAKAKKLPVVLLCTSGTAAANFFPAIVEAYYARVPLLVITADRPHELREVGAPQAIDQVHLFGKHVKWSVDFPIPEDNDESLPFIERHIHRAITTAKALPMGPVHINVPFREPLLINMEQQHPVVQVSQTEMGQLVPSVEFIGWYKDLLQTNEKGLIIVGDSLPTTAGFWEFAREVQWPILADPLSNLRCSVPEDCLPLCIDQYDAILKENAFKDFVVPDVVVRFGAQPVSKPLTQFLKACKPTVFIAVDESPIFRDSLHIVTHHIQVGATSLWIPIEEKQSSSYLENWTKANDIATKHVQAYMEVEEDEGALAATLFETLSNGVDLFASSSMPIRDVDTFYNKTTKDIQIYANRGTNGIDGVVSTALGVQAATKRPGYLLIGDLAFLHDVNGLIVSRFQQTDLTIVIMNNDGGGIFSYLPQSSETTYFEHLFGTPTGLEFSHIAAMYDAQYDTVHSKEQFVRVLNQQKMKDVRIIEVFTNRQVNTETHRKLWTAISEELDLIWKV, encoded by the coding sequence ATGAATAATAGCGCTTATTTGACGTCATATGTCAATCAATTCGTTGAAACAGTAAAGCAAGCTGGTGTGGAAGATGTCGTCATCTGCCCTGGATCAAGATCAACACCACTTGCGTATGCTTTTGCAAAAAGTGAAGGATTTCATTTTTATCGTCAAATCGATGAGCGATCAGCGGCATTCTTTGCATTAGGAATCGCGAAAGCAAAAAAATTGCCAGTTGTTTTACTATGTACATCAGGGACAGCTGCAGCGAATTTCTTCCCTGCTATTGTAGAGGCTTATTATGCCCGTGTTCCATTACTTGTTATTACAGCAGATCGTCCGCATGAACTACGGGAAGTTGGCGCACCTCAAGCGATTGATCAAGTCCATTTGTTTGGAAAGCATGTGAAATGGTCTGTAGATTTTCCTATCCCAGAGGATAATGATGAAAGTTTACCTTTTATCGAACGTCATATTCATCGTGCCATTACGACAGCAAAAGCCTTGCCTATGGGACCGGTTCATATTAATGTACCATTCCGTGAGCCTCTTCTGATTAATATGGAGCAGCAACATCCTGTAGTGCAGGTAAGTCAGACGGAAATGGGGCAACTTGTGCCTAGTGTGGAGTTTATTGGCTGGTACAAGGATTTATTGCAAACGAATGAGAAAGGGTTAATCATTGTTGGTGATTCACTTCCAACAACGGCGGGTTTTTGGGAGTTTGCAAGAGAGGTTCAATGGCCGATATTAGCAGATCCTTTGTCTAATTTACGTTGTTCAGTTCCAGAAGATTGTTTGCCTTTATGTATTGATCAGTATGATGCGATTTTAAAAGAAAATGCATTTAAAGACTTTGTTGTTCCAGATGTTGTCGTTCGTTTTGGTGCACAACCTGTTTCTAAACCGCTCACACAATTTTTAAAAGCATGTAAACCGACCGTTTTTATCGCTGTAGATGAAAGTCCTATTTTCCGTGACTCTTTGCATATCGTTACCCACCATATTCAAGTTGGTGCTACTTCTTTATGGATTCCAATCGAAGAAAAACAATCATCCAGCTATTTAGAAAATTGGACAAAAGCGAACGATATCGCTACAAAACATGTTCAAGCTTATATGGAAGTGGAAGAGGACGAAGGCGCACTCGCAGCTACTTTATTTGAAACACTATCAAATGGTGTGGATTTATTTGCAAGTAGTAGTATGCCGATTCGTGATGTAGATACATTTTACAATAAAACTACGAAGGATATCCAAATATATGCCAACAGAGGAACGAACGGTATAGACGGTGTTGTTTCTACTGCACTTGGTGTTCAAGCAGCAACTAAACGTCCTGGTTATTTACTCATTGGGGATTTAGCATTCTTACATGATGTAAATGGTTTGATTGTAAGTAGATTTCAGCAAACCGATTTAACGATTGTCATTATGAACAATGATGGTGGCGGTATTTTTTCTTATTTACCTCAATCGAGTGAAACAACTTACTTTGAGCACCTATTTGGAACACCTACGGGCTTAGAATTTTCACATATAGCTGCTATGTACGATGCACAATATGATACAGTTCATTCAAAAGAACAATTCGTTCGTGTATTGAATCAGCAGAAGATGAAAGATGTTCGTATTATTGAAGTGTTTACGAATCGGCAAGTGAATACGGAAACACATCGAAAATTATGGACAGCGATTTCAGAGGAGCTAGACTTGATTTGGAAAGTTTAA
- a CDS encoding Dps family protein — MSAELNKELNKQVASWSVMYAKLHNYHWYVKGPSFFTLHAKFEELYNEATLNMDELAERILTLGASPVGTLKEHLELSDVEEASNKETADQMVETVVKDFDKIMISLKKGMDEAAKDEDDMTEDILNAIYQKTEKHQWMLNAFLGDSNK, encoded by the coding sequence ATGTCAGCAGAATTAAATAAAGAACTAAACAAGCAGGTAGCTTCATGGTCAGTCATGTACGCAAAATTGCACAATTATCATTGGTATGTAAAAGGGCCATCTTTTTTTACATTACATGCAAAGTTTGAGGAATTGTACAACGAAGCTACCTTAAACATGGATGAGTTAGCTGAACGTATTTTAACACTAGGGGCTAGTCCAGTCGGCACTTTAAAAGAGCATTTAGAGCTATCGGATGTGGAAGAAGCGAGCAATAAAGAAACAGCAGACCAGATGGTTGAAACTGTTGTAAAAGATTTTGATAAAATAATGATTTCTTTAAAAAAAGGAATGGATGAAGCAGCAAAAGACGAAGATGATATGACAGAGGACATTCTTAATGCTATTTATCAAAAAACAGAAAAACACCAATGGATGCTCAATGCATTTTTAGGGGACTCGAACAAATAA
- a CDS encoding YjfB family protein: protein MDINSIMSSQLMELQQAVQMSVLKNAMNMGTVAAIGMLEDMPQASASHPYKGSVVDVQA, encoded by the coding sequence ATGGATATCAATTCTATTATGTCTTCTCAGTTAATGGAGCTACAACAAGCTGTTCAAATGAGCGTTCTTAAAAATGCGATGAATATGGGAACGGTAGCTGCAATTGGGATGTTAGAGGACATGCCTCAAGCATCTGCATCTCATCCTTATAAAGGATCAGTTGTGGACGTTCAAGCATAA
- a CDS encoding alpha/beta hydrolase family protein, which yields MKENGTVEKTRIYPSPNPHIKLTEITYWSCGYRVKGLLAEPREKGTYEGILYCRGGMQSIGMVRPARIAQIASEGFIVFAPYYRGNRGGEGKDEFAGEDRWDAVYAVDVLKQFSKAKVHLFAFSRGGIMALWTAILRNDITSIVTWAGVSDIYLTFEERTDMRRMMKRVIGGTPSNNTKAYEDRNVLAHTQDIKAATLIIHGILDTNVSFEHAKVLETALVGNNKIVEAWYFPGYTHFFPSKVNRQVVKDACNWMKRQKGV from the coding sequence TTGAAGGAAAATGGAACGGTTGAGAAGACGAGAATTTATCCATCGCCAAATCCTCATATTAAGTTAACGGAAATAACTTATTGGTCATGCGGATATCGTGTGAAGGGATTACTTGCTGAGCCTAGAGAGAAAGGTACATATGAAGGTATTTTATACTGCCGAGGTGGTATGCAAAGTATTGGCATGGTAAGACCAGCTCGTATTGCGCAAATTGCTTCAGAGGGTTTTATAGTATTCGCGCCTTATTACCGCGGAAATCGGGGTGGGGAAGGCAAAGATGAATTTGCTGGAGAAGATCGATGGGATGCAGTTTATGCAGTTGATGTACTAAAGCAATTTTCTAAAGCAAAGGTTCATTTATTTGCCTTTTCACGTGGGGGAATAATGGCTCTATGGACAGCTATTTTACGAAATGATATTACATCCATCGTAACATGGGCAGGGGTTTCGGATATATATTTAACATTTGAAGAACGAACAGATATGCGAAGAATGATGAAAAGAGTCATTGGCGGTACACCTTCCAATAATACGAAAGCGTATGAAGACCGAAATGTTCTTGCTCATACACAGGATATAAAAGCAGCAACCCTCATCATTCATGGAATATTAGACACAAATGTTTCCTTTGAGCATGCAAAGGTTTTAGAGACAGCACTAGTAGGGAATAATAAAATAGTGGAAGCTTGGTATTTTCCAGGGTATACGCACTTTTTTCCAAGTAAAGTGAATCGGCAAGTAGTGAAGGATGCATGTAATTGGATGAAAAGGCAGAAAGGAGTTTAG
- the pckA gene encoding phosphoenolpyruvate carboxykinase (ATP) translates to MNSIDTVNELNELLSGENVNIQLSVAQLVEKATSRGEAVLTSTGAVKAETGKYTGRSPQDKYIVDEPISRDKIDWGSVNQPISSEVFESLYKKVTSYLAEQNELFLFKGFAGADKTSRLSIQVINEYAWHNLFAQQLFINPTEEELANHKADFTVVSAPNFKANPAVDGTKTETFIIVSMEKRIVLIGGTEYAGEMKKSIFSIMNYLLPEQNILPMHCSANVGEEGDVALFFGLSGTGKTTLSADAGRKLIGDDEHGWSDNGVFNIEGGCYAKCIDLTRENEPQIYDAITFGTVLENVVVDAKTRVANYADNSLTENTRAAYQIQNIENIVDPSVAGHPNTIVFLTADAFGVLPPISKLTKEQAMYHFLSGFTSKLAGTERGITSPQPAFSTCFGSPFLPLHATVYAEMLGKKIDEHGAQVFLVNTGWTGGEYGVGSRMKLSYTRTMVRAAIDGKLNNVETETDTVFGLAIPKQVEGVPSEVLIPRNAWTDKAAYDKKAAELAQAFHENFKKFGTVSEEISQKGGPLA, encoded by the coding sequence ATGAATTCAATCGATACTGTGAATGAACTGAACGAATTGTTATCTGGAGAAAATGTTAACATTCAATTATCAGTTGCGCAACTTGTAGAAAAAGCAACATCAAGAGGCGAAGCTGTTTTAACTTCTACGGGAGCCGTGAAAGCAGAAACAGGTAAATATACAGGTCGTTCTCCACAAGATAAATACATCGTTGATGAGCCTATATCTAGAGACAAAATCGATTGGGGATCCGTAAACCAACCAATTTCTTCTGAAGTATTCGAATCACTATATAAAAAAGTTACTAGCTACCTCGCTGAGCAAAATGAATTATTCCTATTCAAAGGTTTCGCTGGTGCTGATAAAACCTCTCGCTTAAGTATTCAAGTTATCAATGAATATGCTTGGCATAACCTGTTTGCACAACAATTGTTTATCAATCCTACAGAGGAAGAACTTGCAAATCATAAAGCTGATTTCACAGTTGTAAGTGCCCCTAATTTCAAAGCGAATCCAGCAGTAGATGGAACAAAAACAGAAACGTTTATCATTGTTTCAATGGAAAAACGAATCGTGTTAATCGGCGGAACGGAATATGCGGGAGAAATGAAAAAATCTATTTTCTCTATTATGAACTACTTATTGCCAGAACAAAATATTTTACCTATGCACTGTTCAGCAAACGTTGGAGAAGAAGGCGACGTTGCATTATTCTTCGGTCTTTCTGGAACAGGAAAAACAACTCTTTCTGCAGACGCGGGACGTAAATTAATCGGTGACGACGAACATGGTTGGTCCGATAATGGCGTATTTAATATCGAAGGCGGATGTTACGCGAAATGTATCGATCTAACTCGCGAAAACGAACCACAAATCTATGATGCAATCACATTTGGTACTGTTTTAGAAAACGTTGTTGTAGATGCGAAAACTCGTGTTGCAAACTATGCAGACAATTCATTAACAGAAAATACACGTGCAGCTTACCAAATCCAAAACATCGAAAACATTGTGGATCCTTCTGTTGCTGGTCATCCAAATACCATCGTATTCTTAACTGCTGATGCATTTGGCGTATTACCTCCAATCAGCAAGCTAACAAAAGAACAAGCAATGTACCATTTCTTAAGTGGATTCACTTCTAAGCTTGCCGGAACAGAGCGTGGAATTACATCACCTCAACCAGCATTCTCTACTTGCTTTGGTTCACCTTTCTTGCCATTACATGCGACTGTTTACGCTGAAATGCTTGGAAAGAAAATTGATGAGCATGGTGCACAAGTATTCCTAGTAAACACTGGCTGGACTGGTGGAGAATACGGCGTTGGTAGTCGTATGAAGCTTTCTTACACTCGTACAATGGTTCGCGCAGCAATTGATGGAAAATTGAACAATGTAGAAACTGAAACAGATACAGTATTTGGTTTAGCTATTCCAAAACAAGTAGAAGGTGTACCTTCTGAAGTACTGATTCCTCGTAATGCTTGGACCGACAAAGCAGCTTACGATAAAAAAGCGGCTGAACTTGCACAAGCTTTCCATGAGAATTTCAAAAAATTCGGTACAGTTTCAGAAGAAATTTCGCAAAAAGGCGGACCTTTAGCATAA